One Pasteurella dagmatis DNA segment encodes these proteins:
- a CDS encoding ASCH domain-containing protein, with the protein MKVLLSIKPEFVEKIISGEKKFEFRKSLPKREGITTIVVYSTMPVGKVVGEFKIKDVISHTPESLWEKTKEFSGITKNFFDEYFSTRALAHAFEIDSFKLYDEPLAISDVIASGTPPQSYCYIN; encoded by the coding sequence TTATTATCGATTAAACCTGAGTTTGTAGAAAAAATCATTTCAGGTGAAAAAAAATTTGAGTTTAGAAAATCGCTACCAAAACGCGAAGGAATAACAACAATTGTCGTTTACTCCACAATGCCTGTTGGAAAAGTGGTCGGTGAATTTAAGATTAAAGATGTGATATCCCATACACCAGAATCACTCTGGGAAAAAACAAAAGAATTTTCTGGTATTACCAAAAATTTCTTTGATGAGTATTTTTCCACAAGAGCTTTAGCGCATGCTTTTGAAATTGACTCATTCAAATTATACGATGAACCATTAGCGATTTCAGATGTTATAGCTTCTGGCACACCTCCACAGTCTTATTGCTACATTAATTAA